GCTACAGAAATCCAAATGCCGGTCCACATTAATGCAGTTTTAATTTTTATCCTACCATCACGATGATTGGTAACAAACATGTCTATAGAAAAGACAATAATAAAAATGGAAATGAATGCGATCCAGAAGAAAAAGTGTGTGTTCATGATTTTTAACAAAAGTTTATTTTAGAAATATTGGAATTAGCGTAATATATATTCCAGCAATTATTGCAGTAGTAATTACTCCACTAATGTTTGCACCAATTGCTTCTGCCAGAATTAAAGAATCTGGGTTTACCTCGTGAACTGATTTTTGTGCAACTTTAGCAGTTGTTGGTACACAGCTTACACCAGCAATTCCAATAACAGGATTAAATTTTCCTTTTGTTATAAAATACATTATATATCCACCAATGATTCCACCAATACCTGAAAGCAAGAGAGAAACAATTCCAAGTACAAGCAGAATTAATATTTTTGGATTTAAAATTAAATGAGCCTCACACAATACACCAAGCAGCAATCCTAGAAAGAATGTTGAACCATATAGTAATGGGCCACCGATAAAATCAATTAAATGCTGAAGTCCAGATTCGCGAATAGCGACACCAACAAATAAAGATAAAAACAGTGGTGCCGCAACTGGAAACATTAAACACAAAACTGTACAAGTAACAACAGCAAAAGTCATCTTCTCCGAAGAAGTAATCGGTCTCACTCTCTTCTTAGGTGGTTCCATTTTAATCGCTCTAAGTTTTTTAGGAACCAATAATTTAATTAAATAAGGATAACCTCCATACGTTAATCCTAAATAGAGATATGCCACTACGGTAATTGGAACAAACAATTCTTTAGACAGAACTAAGGAAGTGAAGAGTACCATTGGTCCATCTGCTCCACCAACCATTGCAATTGATGCAGAGTCTCTTAAATTCAAACCAAGTGCATAAGCTATTGGAACTGTTGCAAACGTACCAAGCTCTGCACAGATTGCCAGAAACATACTTAAAAACGGGCGGGCAAGTAAAAAACCTACATCAAGCAAAACACCAATACCCATAAAAACAAAGCAAGCGATTAAACCATTACTGAATGTAAATGTATAAATTGGCTGGAGGAAGTTGATTTGCAAAGCATCAAGAAGTAGTTTAGGATCTGTAATTAAAGGATCAACAAAAAGATTTCCCTGGGAGCCATTAGGCATAAAAAGAATTCCGCCATTTATTGCAGCCATACCCAATCCCATAGGAATCATAAGCAGCGGTTCAAGTACTCCTTTTTTTCCAAGGTATACCAACAGCATGCCTAAAAGCATTAGTCCAATTCGAGCAATTAAAATTATTGGTTCTGAATTAACAAGTGTTGCTATTCCTTGAAACAGATTTAATATGTCGTTCGGATTCATCAGTGTCCTTTACATTAATTTCATCACATCACAATTGTTCGTCGTCTTTGGATAACCGTATAAACCAAAAAATTACTTTTATTAAAAATGCAACGAAGAACGAAATCACTATTGCGATTCCATACATAAGCAAAGTTTGTAGGATTATTTTGAACAAATTAGTCTTCCATTAATAAAAATATTCTTTGAATGAACATGGATACATAAAATTATAAATCATTCACACTTAATTTGATTTTAGTGTTCTGATCAATTACCAATCTCAATAAGTATATCACCTTCCAGTACCGGATCACGGGGATTTACTTTTATTGCAGAAACAATTCCTTCTTTATCGGATTTAATATTATTCTCCATCTTCATTGCTTCTAATGTTAGCAAATGATCACCAATTTTAACAACATCCCCAACTTTAACATTAATATTCAATATTGTGCCTGGTAATGGAGATCTTATAAATCCAACACCTTTAGGAGCTGAGGGTTCGGCAGTGCGTTTAATTGATTTTGAAATATCTGTAGATGGTTCAGCTTTAGAGCGTATTAGCGTAGGTGTTTTTGTCTGCTGAATTTTTTTATCTACTTCAACGCTGTACTTTGTTCCGTTCACAACTACTTCAGCAACATTGTCTTCAATATTTACAATATCAACATCGTACTGGTTCTGATTAATCTTAAATTTAAATTTCTTCATTTTATTTCTCTTTGATTATCTTCTTGGATTTTGTCTTAAGCTGTAAATCTTAGAACTCCATGGAGAATATGGACGAATAACTCTTTGCATTGTTAACATCATCGATTCGTAATCATGTACATCTTTTA
This genomic stretch from Ignavibacteriales bacterium harbors:
- a CDS encoding sodium ion-translocating decarboxylase subunit beta; amino-acid sequence: MNPNDILNLFQGIATLVNSEPIILIARIGLMLLGMLLVYLGKKGVLEPLLMIPMGLGMAAINGGILFMPNGSQGNLFVDPLITDPKLLLDALQINFLQPIYTFTFSNGLIACFVFMGIGVLLDVGFLLARPFLSMFLAICAELGTFATVPIAYALGLNLRDSASIAMVGGADGPMVLFTSLVLSKELFVPITVVAYLYLGLTYGGYPYLIKLLVPKKLRAIKMEPPKKRVRPITSSEKMTFAVVTCTVLCLMFPVAAPLFLSLFVGVAIRESGLQHLIDFIGGPLLYGSTFFLGLLLGVLCEAHLILNPKILILLVLGIVSLLLSGIGGIIGGYIMYFITKGKFNPVIGIAGVSCVPTTAKVAQKSVHEVNPDSLILAEAIGANISGVITTAIIAGIYITLIPIFLK
- a CDS encoding biotin/lipoyl-binding protein, whose amino-acid sequence is MKKFKFKINQNQYDVDIVNIEDNVAEVVVNGTKYSVEVDKKIQQTKTPTLIRSKAEPSTDISKSIKRTAEPSAPKGVGFIRSPLPGTILNINVKVGDVVKIGDHLLTLEAMKMENNIKSDKEGIVSAIKVNPRDPVLEGDILIEIGN